GGCGGAAGAATTCGCCGCGAGCGGCTTCGAGCAGGTTGAGGTAGCGCGAATAGTAGATGTGATTGCCGACGGTGCAGTCGGCGTAGGTAACGCGGTACGAGTGGCGATAGAGTTGACCAGCCATGTGAGAGATTAGAAAATAAAAAATGGAAATGAACCATTAAAAATGTGAAGAGAAGTTTTCAGGAAGGTATTCAGCGAGGTAAGGTGATGTGAGTGAGGTCAGGGGCTGTGATTTTGGGATGAGCGAAAAAAGAGGTGGGTAAACATTTGTTGCCAAGGTAGCAAAACGCGGTATTTTGGTTTAATGGATTGGCAGCAGATAATCGCCCTGGTGATAGTTGCCGGCACCGCAGGAATTTTCCTGTGGAGCAGATTGAGGCCGCGCAAGTTTAGCCTGGAGAAAGATACACATTGTGGTTGTGGCAAAGCCAGCCAGGAGGCGCCGCGGAGTTCGATAGTGTTTCGTGCCAGAAAAGGTGAGAGGCCCCAAATCACAGTGAAGATGAATTAACGACGCGCTTGCATTATTGAGTAAATCAGAATATAATAAAGCCCCATAATGGCCATGTGCAAAGTAAGTACGACCGGACATTTTGTGCAGCTCACGACAGTGCGTGATAGAGAAGGTGCTGGACGAGCGCATTGGGTGCCGAACACTGATGTGTATGTGACTGATAATGGCCTGGTAATCAAGCTGGAGTTGGCTGGGATGCGCAGCGAAAACTTGCAGATTACCATGGAAGGCAACAGATTGCGAATCAGCGGAGAGCGACCGGACGGTTGTCGGGCGCCCAAGTTCAATTTTTTGGCGATGGAGATTAATTACGGACCATTTGAAAACGTTATCGAGCTTCCCCCGGGTTACGATCTCAGTCATGCCAAAGCCTCTTATTTGAATGGTTTTTTGCGAGTCGATGTTCCGCAATCCACCAAGGCGCCATTAAAACGTACGAAAGTACCTGTTGCCGGGAAGTAGCCTTCTCCATATGTTTTTCCTGAGAAGGACAACAGCTAATAAGCGAATGGCGCGACATGACTTCGCCGGATACTGAATTCATAAATATTTTAGGGGCCACTTCGGATGCAGAAGCACCTGCAACGAAGATCTCTGCTCGATCTCTCCCACAGGTTTTGCCCATATTAGGGCTTTCCGACATTGTAATTTTTCCTGGCATGGTTGCGCCGTTGCTGGTGGAGACCTCTCAAAGCATTCACCTCATTGATGACGTGGTTGGTGGAGAGCGTTTACTTGGGGTTGTTCTCCAGAAGAAGCCCGAGGTGGAGAATCCGCTGCCTGAAGACATGTTCGAGATTGGGTGCGCGGCGCGGGTTTTAAAAATGTTGAAGTTTCCCGACAACACAGTGCGCGTGTTGGTCGAAGGATTGTGGCGTATCCGCATCAAAGGTTATGAAGCCCAAACGCCATATTTGAAGGCAAAGATTGAGGTTTGGAAGGATGCGAAGGAAGACTCCATTGAATTGCAGGCCTTGACCCGCAACGCCCACGCGCAATTTCAGGAGATCATCAAACTTTCGCCTGCGATGGCAGACCAGGTCAAGATTGCGGCGCTTAACACAGAAGATCCGGGACATCTGACTGACCTGATTGCGGTTAACCTGAACCTGAGTCTGGACGAGCGCCAAAAGATGCTGGAGACGAATTCCGTCAAGGAACGATTGACGCGGTTATTGCCACTGTTGAATCGCGAACATGAGGTTCTGACGTTGAGTTCAAAGATTCAGACGGATGTGGCCAGCTCGATGTCGAAGACGCAACGCGACTTCTTTCTGCGCGAACAGATGCGTGCCATTCAACGGGAGTTGGGGGAAGGCGATGTGGCGGCGACGGAGATCAAGAATCTCCGTGAACAAATTGACAAGGCTCCATTGCCAGATGATGCCCGAAAGGTTGCGGTTGCCGAGCTGGAGCGCCTGCAGCAAATGTCCCCTTCCATGGCAGAATACGGCGTAGCGCGACATTATCTTGATTGGATTTTAGGTCTGCCCTGGGTCAAGGTGACCGAAGATAAAATTAATCTTAATGATGCCAAGCGGATATTGGACGAACAGCATTTTGGCCTGCCGAAGGTGAAGGATCGGCTGCTCGAATTTCTTGCCGTTATTAAATTAAAGAAGCAGATCAAGGGACCGATTCTTTGTCTCGTGGGACCTCCAGGGGTTGGCAAGACATCCCTTGGCAAAAGCATTGCGGATGCCTTAGGCAGAAAGTTTGCGCGCATTGCCCTTGGTGGCATGCGTGATGAAGCGGAGATTCGAGGGCATCGTCGCACTTACGTCGGGGCTCTGCCTGGAAGAATCATTCATGCCCTGCGCCGGACTGAGAGTAGAAATCCAGTAATCTTGCTGGATGAAATCGACAAGGTCGGTTCGGATTTTCGCGGTGATCCAGCGTCAGCGCTGTTGGAGGTGCTTGATCCCTCGCAGAACAACACCTTTACGGACCATTATCTTGATCTGCCCTTTGATCTTTCCCGCGTTTTATTCATTACCACTGCGAACTGGTTGGATCCCATTCATCCCGCGTTACGGGATCGACTTGAAGTGATTGAACTGGCCGGTTACACCGAGTCTGAGAAACTGCAGATTGCCAAACGTTATCTCGTGCCGCGTCAATCCAACGAAAACGGGGTGACGCGAAAGATGTTCAAAATACCGGATGCCACCTTGCGCCGGTTGATCCAGGATTATACGAGAGAAGCGGGAGTCAGGCAATTGGAGCGCGAAATTGCGGCGCTCATGCGGAAAGCAGCGTTAAAAATCGTAAGCCAGAATGGCAATGCGAAGTCAGTGACGCTCGCTCCAAAAGCACTGGCAGATTATCTGGGACCGGTAAGGAATTTTGTCGAAACAGCCGAGCAGATTACCGAGATCGGTATAGCCACCGGGCTGGCGTGGACACCGGTTGGTGGTGAAATACTTTATATTGAGGCAACCCGCATGCCAGGACGGGGGCAACTGATTTTGACCGGATCTCTCGGCGAAGTCATGAAGGAGAGTGCGCAAACGGCACTGAGCTATTTGCGGAGCCAATCAAGGGCTTTGGCGCTGGATCTCTCGGATTATGCCAAGTATGACCTGCACATTCATGTGCCTGCGGGCGCCACGCCCAAAGATGGGCCAAGTGCGGGGGTAACCATTGTTGTTGCGCTGGCTTCGTTGCTGATGCGTCGGCGAGTGCGTTCGGATATCGCCATGACCGGCGAAATCAGTTTGCGAGGCCGTGTGTTGAGGGTGGGTGGCATCAAGGAAAAAGTATTGGCGGCGGCGCGGTTTGGCCTGACGCATGTGATGCTGCCAGAGCAAAATAGTGCGGATTGGGAAGAAGTGCCGGTGGAGGTGCGCAAAAAGATGAAGGTTCATTTTGTCAGTCACATTTCCGAGCTGATTCCCCTGGCATTAACCAAAAAATGAGATTTCGAAATCTGGTTCAACTTACGAGGTGGGCGGCGGCAGTTTTACTTCTGAGTGGAGACTTTGCAGCCTTTGCACAGCCGCAAACTGACGATCTTACTCCCGAAGCCGCAGGGCAAATCATCGCGGCTGAACTGAGAAAACAAAAGCCTCCGGAAGGTGAATGGAAGGGAAGATTAAAAATCCGGAGCCATGATCGTAAAACCGTCACCACAA
This window of the Pedosphaera parvula Ellin514 genome carries:
- a CDS encoding Hsp20/alpha crystallin family protein translates to MCKVSTTGHFVQLTTVRDREGAGRAHWVPNTDVYVTDNGLVIKLELAGMRSENLQITMEGNRLRISGERPDGCRAPKFNFLAMEINYGPFENVIELPPGYDLSHAKASYLNGFLRVDVPQSTKAPLKRTKVPVAGK
- the lon gene encoding endopeptidase La, whose translation is MTSPDTEFINILGATSDAEAPATKISARSLPQVLPILGLSDIVIFPGMVAPLLVETSQSIHLIDDVVGGERLLGVVLQKKPEVENPLPEDMFEIGCAARVLKMLKFPDNTVRVLVEGLWRIRIKGYEAQTPYLKAKIEVWKDAKEDSIELQALTRNAHAQFQEIIKLSPAMADQVKIAALNTEDPGHLTDLIAVNLNLSLDERQKMLETNSVKERLTRLLPLLNREHEVLTLSSKIQTDVASSMSKTQRDFFLREQMRAIQRELGEGDVAATEIKNLREQIDKAPLPDDARKVAVAELERLQQMSPSMAEYGVARHYLDWILGLPWVKVTEDKINLNDAKRILDEQHFGLPKVKDRLLEFLAVIKLKKQIKGPILCLVGPPGVGKTSLGKSIADALGRKFARIALGGMRDEAEIRGHRRTYVGALPGRIIHALRRTESRNPVILLDEIDKVGSDFRGDPASALLEVLDPSQNNTFTDHYLDLPFDLSRVLFITTANWLDPIHPALRDRLEVIELAGYTESEKLQIAKRYLVPRQSNENGVTRKMFKIPDATLRRLIQDYTREAGVRQLEREIAALMRKAALKIVSQNGNAKSVTLAPKALADYLGPVRNFVETAEQITEIGIATGLAWTPVGGEILYIEATRMPGRGQLILTGSLGEVMKESAQTALSYLRSQSRALALDLSDYAKYDLHIHVPAGATPKDGPSAGVTIVVALASLLMRRRVRSDIAMTGEISLRGRVLRVGGIKEKVLAAARFGLTHVMLPEQNSADWEEVPVEVRKKMKVHFVSHISELIPLALTKK